A part of Roseitalea porphyridii genomic DNA contains:
- a CDS encoding DUF1801 domain-containing protein, with protein sequence MTGRARTLIVQAAETVPDLGPLAESIKWGEHSFTPQQPRTGSSVRIQTRDNGDEALMFICHTGLVDTFRDLYGDRLHLEGNRAIVLPYGEPVDEAAVRHCIALALTYHRRKRHRDR encoded by the coding sequence ATGACAGGCCGGGCGCGCACGCTGATCGTCCAGGCCGCCGAGACGGTGCCGGACCTCGGGCCGCTCGCCGAAAGCATCAAGTGGGGCGAGCACAGTTTCACACCGCAACAACCGCGTACCGGCAGTTCGGTGCGCATTCAGACGCGCGACAATGGCGACGAGGCGCTGATGTTCATCTGCCATACGGGCCTGGTCGACACGTTCCGCGACCTTTATGGCGATCGCCTGCATCTGGAAGGAAACCGGGCGATCGTCCTGCCGTACGGCGAGCCCGTCGACGAGGCGGCGGTGCGGCACTGCATCGCGCTGGCGCTGACCTACCACCGGCGCAAGCGGCACCGCGATCGTTAA
- a CDS encoding DNA-3-methyladenine glycosylase I: protein MDDETLPEGLMRGEDGRVRCWWHGGKPDYLAYHDDEWGRPVDDDRRLFEKLCLEGFQSGLSWLTILRKRDNFRAAFADFDIEAVARFGEDDVTRLLGDAGIVRHRGKIESTINNARRAIELREEAGSLAAWFWAREPGPDERPAVADYPGLTAMTKTPTSTAISKELKKRGWSFVGPTTVYAFMQAMGLVNDHVEGCWCRREVEVARAAFVRP, encoded by the coding sequence ATGGACGATGAGACGCTGCCCGAGGGGCTGATGCGCGGCGAGGACGGCAGGGTGCGTTGCTGGTGGCATGGCGGCAAGCCGGACTATCTGGCCTATCATGACGACGAATGGGGACGGCCCGTGGATGACGACCGGCGCCTGTTCGAAAAGCTCTGTCTCGAGGGCTTCCAGTCGGGCCTGTCCTGGCTGACGATCCTCAGGAAGCGCGACAATTTCCGCGCGGCGTTCGCCGACTTCGACATCGAGGCGGTCGCCCGTTTCGGCGAGGACGACGTGACGCGCCTTCTGGGCGACGCCGGCATCGTGCGCCACAGGGGCAAGATCGAAAGCACGATCAACAATGCCCGCCGCGCGATCGAGCTTCGAGAAGAGGCCGGTTCGCTCGCCGCCTGGTTCTGGGCCCGCGAGCCGGGCCCGGACGAGCGTCCGGCGGTCGCCGACTATCCGGGGCTGACCGCCATGACGAAGACGCCGACCTCGACCGCCATCTCGAAGGAACTGAAAAAGCGCGGCTGGTCGTTCGTCGGGCCGACGACGGTCTACGCCTTCATGCAGGCGATGGGGCTGGTCAACGACCATGTCGAGGGCTGCTGGTGCCGGCGCGAGGTGGAGGTGGCCCGCGCCGCCTTCGTGCGGCCATGA
- a CDS encoding L,D-transpeptidase yields MTMTLRAAAAAAALTFAFGTAAHANDRYATPPPVVLSPDLSRPWVMQLQGPAAQGVRSGAPRVVVRRPAGQRQVYQPRAVQQQAALAQPPKPRVRDIDPVYLPQTVAYHGGEKAGTIVIDTRDRFLYLVNGDGTAKRYGVGVGKEGFEWRGTETITRKAEWPSWRPPAEMIRREAKKGRHLPTYMPGGPQNPLGARALYLGSTLYRIHGTNQPWTIGQAVSSGCIRMRNQDVEDLYTRVGVGTRVIVR; encoded by the coding sequence ATGACCATGACACTTCGCGCCGCGGCCGCAGCCGCCGCCCTGACGTTCGCCTTCGGCACGGCCGCCCACGCCAACGACCGCTACGCCACGCCGCCACCGGTTGTGCTCAGCCCCGATCTGAGCCGGCCCTGGGTGATGCAATTGCAGGGCCCGGCCGCCCAGGGCGTCCGGTCGGGCGCACCGCGCGTCGTCGTCCGCCGGCCCGCCGGCCAGCGGCAGGTCTACCAGCCGCGTGCCGTCCAGCAGCAGGCCGCGCTCGCCCAGCCGCCCAAGCCGCGGGTGCGCGACATCGACCCGGTCTACCTGCCGCAGACCGTCGCCTACCATGGCGGCGAGAAGGCCGGCACCATCGTCATCGATACGCGCGACCGGTTCCTCTATCTGGTCAACGGCGACGGCACGGCCAAGCGCTACGGCGTCGGCGTCGGCAAGGAAGGGTTCGAATGGCGCGGCACCGAGACGATCACCCGCAAGGCGGAATGGCCGAGCTGGCGGCCGCCCGCCGAGATGATCCGCCGCGAGGCGAAGAAGGGCCGGCACCTGCCGACCTACATGCCCGGGGGGCCGCAGAACCCGCTCGGCGCCCGCGCGCTCTATCTGGGTTCGACGCTTTATCGCATCCACGGAACCAACCAGCCATGGACGATCGGCCAGGCCGTGTCGTCGGGCTGCATCCGCATGCGCAACCAGGACGTCGAGGACCTCTATACGCGCGTCGGCGTCGGCACCAGGGTCATCGTGCGCTGA
- a CDS encoding outer membrane protein produces MRRPLLTVALLLSSSSLAAAEFQFSAYGGWQTAPHSLVEITGIGAESFTAGWQGKSFQTPPYWGLRGTYWFDRWAPQWGVSIDLTHAKVYADPETFANDIPDWSRFEFSDGINILTVNAMRRFQRWNGFEPYLGAGVGLSIPHVEVTRPEGTTFNYQVGGAAFQAQIGANYYFNDWLSVFGEYQFNYAMNDLTLSEGATLKTNIITNAVVGGVSVHF; encoded by the coding sequence CTGCGCCGCCCGCTTCTCACCGTTGCCCTTCTTCTGTCGTCGAGCTCTCTGGCTGCCGCCGAGTTCCAGTTCTCGGCCTATGGCGGCTGGCAGACCGCGCCGCACAGCCTGGTCGAGATCACCGGCATCGGCGCCGAAAGCTTCACCGCCGGCTGGCAGGGCAAGTCGTTCCAGACGCCGCCCTACTGGGGCCTTCGCGGCACCTACTGGTTCGACCGCTGGGCGCCGCAATGGGGCGTGTCCATCGATTTGACCCACGCCAAGGTCTATGCGGACCCCGAGACGTTCGCCAACGACATTCCGGACTGGTCGCGGTTCGAGTTCTCCGACGGCATCAACATCCTGACCGTCAACGCGATGCGCCGCTTCCAGCGCTGGAACGGGTTCGAGCCCTATCTGGGCGCCGGCGTCGGCCTGTCGATCCCGCATGTCGAGGTGACCCGTCCCGAAGGAACCACCTTCAACTACCAGGTCGGCGGCGCCGCCTTCCAGGCGCAGATCGGCGCCAACTACTATTTCAACGACTGGCTGTCGGTGTTCGGCGAGTATCAGTTCAACTACGCCATGAACGATCTGACCCTCAGCGAGGGCGCCACGCTGAAGACCAACATCATCACCAACGCGGTCGTCGGCGGCGTCTCCGTCCACTTCTGA
- a CDS encoding outer membrane protein translates to MKRFLLTLGAGALSASAAHAADIDIIEAPMPASSGAYVAARIAGAFPANTDFDLTVVPTNIVNDYKTIGYGGAFAVGYGYGIGVGAVRAELEAGMLSQEIESHTLTALPATLSDPLAFGTTEILYGTINAAVDIEAGMGFRPFLAGGVGLAQVNFKNHGVTLGAPVGPLGPGPVTAMNDKDTGIAWHVGGGVGYAIDDQVTIEAAYRYFGVSNVELTAVDGTVSSVPIRQHQVTLGMRYGF, encoded by the coding sequence ATGAAACGGTTTCTGCTCACGCTCGGCGCTGGCGCGCTTTCAGCCTCGGCCGCCCATGCGGCCGATATCGACATCATCGAGGCTCCGATGCCCGCCAGCAGCGGCGCCTACGTCGCCGCGCGCATCGCCGGCGCATTTCCCGCCAACACCGATTTCGACCTTACGGTCGTGCCGACCAACATCGTCAACGACTACAAGACGATCGGCTATGGCGGCGCGTTCGCGGTCGGTTACGGCTATGGCATCGGCGTTGGCGCGGTGCGCGCCGAACTGGAGGCGGGCATGCTCTCGCAGGAGATCGAAAGCCACACGCTGACCGCGCTGCCCGCGACGCTCAGCGATCCGCTCGCCTTCGGCACAACCGAGATCCTCTACGGCACGATCAACGCGGCCGTCGACATCGAGGCCGGCATGGGCTTTCGGCCCTTCCTCGCCGGCGGCGTCGGCTTGGCCCAGGTCAACTTCAAGAACCACGGCGTGACGCTGGGCGCGCCGGTCGGCCCGCTCGGTCCGGGCCCCGTCACCGCGATGAACGACAAGGATACGGGCATCGCCTGGCACGTCGGCGGCGGCGTCGGCTACGCCATCGACGACCAGGTCACGATCGAGGCGGCCTACCGCTATTTCGGCGTCAGCAACGTCGAACTGACCGCCGTCGACGGAACGGTCTCTTCGGTGCCGATCCGCCAGCACCAGGTCACGCTGGGCATGCGCTACGGCTTCTGA
- the glcF gene encoding glycolate oxidase subunit GlcF, with the protein MQTSFTQEQLADPHTAHSEKILRSCVHCGFCTATCPTYVTLGNELDSPRGRIYLIKDMLENDRPADEKTVLHIDRCLSCLACMTTCPSGVNYMHLVDHARAHIEKTYRRPFFDRLTRGVLAFVLPHPGRFRAALQAARLGRPFAPLFKAVGPLRRFGAMLDLAPRQIARPTIYAVPAAYPGRGERRGRVAILTGCAQPVLRPETNAATIRLLTRLGVEVVVPEGEGCCGALVHHMGREDDALEAARRNVDAWTAQIERGGLDAIVITASGCGTTIKDYGHMLRLDPDYADKAAKVSALAMDVTEYLATLDLPEPAIEPNLTVAYHSACSMQHGQKITRAPKDLLSKAGFAVKDPPEGHLCCGSAGTYNIMQPEIAAELKARKVRNIEATRPDLIATGNIGCITQIGSGTDIPIVHTVELLEWAYGGDRPDGVPEAKPATRTSLDALVEAAG; encoded by the coding sequence ATGCAGACGAGCTTCACGCAGGAGCAACTCGCCGACCCGCACACCGCGCACTCGGAGAAGATCCTGCGCAGTTGCGTCCATTGCGGCTTCTGCACGGCGACCTGTCCGACCTATGTCACGCTCGGCAACGAGCTCGACAGTCCGCGCGGGCGCATCTACCTGATCAAGGACATGCTGGAAAACGACCGGCCGGCGGACGAAAAGACCGTGCTGCACATCGACCGCTGCCTGTCGTGCCTGGCCTGCATGACGACCTGCCCGTCGGGCGTCAACTACATGCATCTGGTCGATCATGCCCGCGCGCATATCGAAAAGACCTACCGGCGCCCGTTCTTCGACCGGCTGACCCGTGGCGTTCTCGCCTTCGTGCTGCCCCATCCCGGCCGGTTCAGGGCGGCGCTCCAGGCGGCGCGGCTGGGCCGACCCTTCGCGCCGCTTTTCAAGGCGGTCGGGCCGCTCAGGCGGTTCGGCGCGATGCTCGATCTGGCGCCGCGACAGATCGCGCGTCCGACGATCTACGCCGTGCCAGCCGCCTATCCGGGCAGGGGCGAACGGCGCGGCCGCGTGGCGATCCTGACCGGCTGCGCCCAGCCGGTGCTGCGGCCCGAGACCAATGCGGCGACGATCCGGCTCCTGACCCGGCTCGGCGTCGAGGTCGTCGTGCCCGAGGGCGAGGGCTGCTGCGGCGCGCTCGTCCATCACATGGGCCGCGAGGACGACGCGCTCGAAGCCGCGCGCCGCAACGTCGATGCCTGGACAGCCCAGATCGAGCGCGGCGGTCTCGACGCGATCGTCATCACCGCGTCGGGCTGCGGCACGACGATCAAGGATTACGGCCACATGCTGCGGCTCGATCCGGACTATGCGGACAAGGCCGCCAAGGTCAGCGCGCTGGCGATGGACGTGACCGAGTATCTGGCGACGCTCGACCTGCCCGAACCGGCGATCGAACCGAACCTGACGGTCGCCTATCATTCGGCCTGCTCGATGCAGCATGGCCAGAAGATCACCCGCGCGCCCAAGGACCTGCTCTCGAAGGCCGGCTTTGCGGTCAAGGACCCGCCCGAGGGGCATCTGTGCTGCGGCTCGGCCGGCACCTACAACATCATGCAGCCCGAGATCGCCGCCGAACTGAAGGCGCGCAAGGTGCGCAACATCGAGGCGACCCGGCCCGACCTGATCGCCACGGGCAATATCGGCTGCATCACGCAGATCGGCTCGGGCACCGACATCCCGATCGTGCACACGGTCGAACTGCTCGAATGGGCCTATGGCGGCGACCGGCCCGACGGCGTGCCCGAGGCGAAGCCCGCCACGCGCACGTCGCTGGACGCCCTCGTCGAGGCGGCCGGGTAG
- a CDS encoding DUF4870 family protein: MSNAPQTPEPGNHQPLSTDGWFDAGPKNAQLIYILYFLSVIVGLTSIVGVIMAYMNRGKAGGYVETHYTWLIRTFWIAVLFSLVGLILAFIGIGFLIMVAVFIWAIIRLIKGIQRLGRGEPIDDPQTWWI; the protein is encoded by the coding sequence ATGAGCAACGCACCGCAGACGCCCGAACCGGGCAACCATCAACCGCTTTCGACGGATGGCTGGTTCGACGCCGGCCCGAAGAACGCCCAGCTCATCTACATTCTCTATTTCCTTTCCGTCATCGTCGGCCTGACTTCAATCGTCGGCGTGATCATGGCCTACATGAACCGTGGCAAGGCGGGCGGCTATGTCGAGACGCACTACACCTGGCTGATCCGCACCTTCTGGATCGCCGTCCTGTTCTCGCTGGTCGGCCTCATCCTCGCCTTCATCGGCATCGGCTTCCTGATCATGGTCGCCGTGTTCATCTGGGCGATCATCCGGCTGATCAAGGGTATCCAGCGCCTCGGACGCGGCGAGCCGATCGACGACCCGCAGACCTGGTGGATCTGA
- a CDS encoding FAD-binding protein, which produces MVAEARGAGRTLAIAGAGSKAGVGQPVTADAAIASTGLAGIVEYNPEELVVVARAGTPLADIEAALAENGQALMFEPADWSRLLGSNAGQTIGGIAATNMSGPRRILAGAARDALLGVRFVNGRGEAIRNGGRVMKNVTGLDLVKLMAGSWGTLGLITEVAFKVLPRPETEVTLAVDGPGAADAAKLMARAMGTSAEVSGAANLPGPIAGRVLADGRAGRPTTLLRLEGFAVSIAERIGRLTPQLGAGHDIAQLDAAASQRAWAAIRDVAPFADGTETPVWRISAAPMAGHAVAADILGQTEGEAFFDWQGGLVWLRISGEDPQADRVRTSLAAHGGGHALLVRTGEDARARTSVFQPEPAPVAALSEKIRSSIDPDGVFNCGRRPFASVRRAA; this is translated from the coding sequence ATGGTCGCCGAGGCCCGGGGCGCGGGACGGACCCTCGCCATCGCCGGCGCCGGATCGAAAGCCGGGGTCGGCCAGCCCGTCACGGCGGACGCGGCGATCGCGTCGACCGGCCTTGCGGGCATCGTCGAATACAATCCCGAAGAACTGGTTGTCGTCGCCCGCGCCGGCACGCCGCTTGCCGACATCGAAGCGGCGCTCGCCGAAAACGGCCAGGCACTGATGTTCGAGCCGGCCGACTGGAGCCGCCTTCTGGGCTCGAACGCCGGGCAGACGATCGGCGGCATCGCGGCGACCAACATGTCCGGCCCGCGGCGCATCCTGGCCGGCGCGGCGCGCGACGCGCTGCTGGGGGTGCGTTTCGTCAACGGGCGCGGCGAGGCGATCCGCAATGGCGGCCGGGTGATGAAGAACGTCACCGGGCTCGATCTGGTCAAGCTGATGGCGGGCTCGTGGGGCACGCTGGGACTGATCACCGAAGTCGCGTTCAAGGTGCTGCCGCGCCCCGAAACCGAGGTCACGCTCGCCGTCGACGGGCCCGGGGCGGCGGACGCGGCGAAGCTGATGGCCCGCGCGATGGGCACCAGCGCCGAGGTTTCCGGTGCCGCGAATCTGCCGGGTCCGATCGCCGGTCGTGTTCTGGCCGATGGACGCGCCGGACGGCCGACGACGCTGCTGCGGCTTGAGGGCTTTGCCGTGTCGATCGCCGAACGGATCGGGCGGCTGACACCGCAACTGGGGGCGGGTCACGATATCGCCCAGCTCGACGCGGCGGCCTCCCAACGCGCCTGGGCGGCGATCCGCGACGTTGCGCCGTTTGCCGACGGCACGGAGACACCGGTTTGGCGCATCTCGGCCGCGCCCATGGCCGGCCATGCCGTTGCGGCCGATATCCTCGGCCAGACCGAGGGCGAGGCCTTCTTCGACTGGCAGGGCGGACTGGTCTGGCTGCGGATTTCCGGCGAAGACCCGCAGGCCGACCGCGTCCGGACGAGCCTTGCCGCCCATGGCGGCGGTCACGCGCTTCTGGTGCGGACTGGCGAAGATGCGCGGGCGCGGACATCGGTCTTCCAGCCCGAGCCGGCGCCGGTCGCCGCGCTCAGCGAGAAAATCCGTTCTTCAATCGATCCCGATGGCGTGTTCAATTGCGGCCGCCGACCCTTCGCGTCCGTGCGCAGGGCGGCCTGA
- a CDS encoding FAD-linked oxidase C-terminal domain-containing protein: MNEIAFLTPDPDVLARREAIVAGLADLVPTEALVTDPRELVPFETDAFTAYRRVPLAVVLPGTTEEVAAVLAYCAEQGVPVVPRGAGTSLAGGAIPQEDAVVIGVSRMNRILEIDHDNRTCTVQAGVTNLAISDRVAADGFFYAPDPSSQLACTIAGNIGMNSGGAHCLKYGVTTNNLLGAKVVLLDGTIVDLGGKALDAPGLDLLGLLCGSEGQLGIITEATVRLLAKPEGARPVLFGFDSSEVAGACVSEIIGAGIIPVAIEFMDKPAIEICEAFAKAGYPLDVEALLIIEVEGSEAEMDDMLARIIAIARRHGVASIKESQSATEAAQIWKGRKSAFGATGRIADYICMDGTVPLGQLSHVLRETYRIVAGYGLRVANVFHAGDGNMHPLILYDVNDPAEAEKAELAGADILKLCVDAGGCLTGEHGVGIEKRDLMLHQFSETDLNQQMAVRAAFDPGWILNPSKVFPLSFSRQGAS; encoded by the coding sequence ATGAACGAGATCGCATTTCTGACGCCCGACCCGGACGTGCTCGCCCGCCGCGAGGCGATCGTCGCGGGACTCGCGGATCTGGTCCCGACCGAAGCACTGGTCACCGATCCGCGCGAGCTCGTGCCTTTCGAGACCGACGCGTTCACCGCCTATCGGCGCGTTCCGCTGGCCGTCGTCCTGCCGGGCACGACCGAGGAGGTCGCCGCCGTACTGGCCTATTGCGCCGAACAGGGCGTTCCGGTGGTGCCGCGCGGCGCCGGGACCTCGCTCGCCGGCGGCGCGATCCCGCAGGAGGATGCCGTCGTCATCGGCGTCAGCCGGATGAACCGCATCCTCGAGATCGACCACGACAACCGCACCTGCACCGTGCAGGCGGGCGTGACGAACCTTGCCATTTCGGACCGTGTCGCCGCCGACGGCTTCTTCTATGCGCCCGATCCGTCCTCGCAGCTCGCCTGCACGATCGCCGGCAATATCGGCATGAATTCGGGCGGCGCGCACTGCCTCAAATATGGCGTGACCACCAACAATCTGCTCGGCGCGAAGGTCGTGCTGCTCGACGGCACGATCGTCGATCTGGGCGGCAAGGCGCTCGATGCGCCCGGGCTCGATCTGCTCGGCCTGCTGTGCGGCTCCGAAGGCCAGCTCGGCATCATCACCGAGGCGACCGTGCGGCTGCTCGCCAAACCGGAGGGCGCGCGGCCGGTCCTGTTCGGCTTCGACTCGTCGGAAGTCGCCGGCGCCTGTGTCTCCGAGATCATCGGCGCGGGCATCATTCCGGTCGCCATCGAGTTCATGGACAAGCCGGCGATCGAGATCTGCGAGGCGTTCGCAAAGGCCGGCTATCCGCTCGACGTCGAGGCGCTTCTGATCATCGAGGTGGAGGGCTCTGAGGCGGAGATGGATGACATGCTCGCGCGCATCATCGCCATCGCCAGAAGGCACGGCGTCGCCTCTATCAAGGAAAGCCAGTCGGCGACCGAGGCGGCCCAGATCTGGAAGGGGCGCAAGAGCGCCTTCGGCGCGACCGGCCGCATCGCCGACTATATCTGCATGGACGGCACGGTGCCGCTCGGCCAGCTCTCGCACGTCCTGCGCGAAACCTACCGGATCGTCGCCGGCTACGGGTTGCGCGTCGCCAACGTCTTCCATGCCGGCGACGGCAACATGCACCCGCTGATCCTCTATGACGTCAACGATCCGGCCGAGGCGGAAAAGGCCGAACTGGCGGGCGCCGACATCCTCAAGCTGTGCGTCGATGCCGGCGGCTGCCTGACCGGCGAGCACGGCGTCGGCATCGAAAAGCGCGACCTGATGCTGCACCAGTTCTCCGAGACCGATCTGAACCAGCAGATGGCCGTGCGCGCGGCCTTCGATCCGGGCTGGATCCTCAACCCGTCCAAGGTGTTTCCGCTGTCCTTTTCGCGGCAGGGCGCATCGTGA
- a CDS encoding LysR family transcriptional regulator, which translates to MSNFGDLEIFARVVAAGSMSAAGRELGLSPAVVSKRLRRLEDRLGTRLLQRTTRQIALTEAGQGFYERVVAILAGVEEAEAFVSRRSAMARGTLKVSAPTSFGRMHIAPHLIPFMKANPDLSVNMLLSDDLVDIVGDGFDVAIRIAELADSSLVARKLAPVRRVLCATPDYLEENGTPETLAELAEHNCLTHQTSDTWRLEGPDGPVTVRPHGNLSTNSSEVIREAVLAGLGIALRSTWDIGKELSAGKLVQVLPDHHGSTNTAIYAIYPSRQFLPVKVRLFIDYFAELFGSEPYWERGVPATVPDIRPQPDGADGTEAGGSGGRTATGPVRGGYRANGQGRDETAPAGE; encoded by the coding sequence ATGAGCAACTTCGGCGATCTGGAAATCTTCGCCCGCGTGGTGGCGGCAGGCAGCATGTCGGCCGCCGGCCGCGAACTTGGCCTGTCGCCGGCCGTGGTCTCCAAACGCCTGCGCCGGCTCGAAGACCGGCTCGGCACCCGCCTTCTTCAACGCACAACCCGGCAGATCGCGCTCACCGAAGCCGGACAGGGCTTCTACGAACGCGTGGTTGCGATCCTCGCCGGTGTCGAGGAGGCGGAGGCCTTCGTCTCGCGCCGGTCCGCGATGGCGCGCGGCACGCTGAAGGTGAGCGCGCCGACCTCGTTCGGGCGGATGCACATCGCGCCGCATCTGATCCCGTTCATGAAGGCCAATCCCGACCTTTCGGTGAACATGCTGCTGTCGGACGATCTGGTCGACATCGTCGGCGATGGCTTCGACGTGGCGATCCGGATCGCCGAACTGGCCGATTCGAGCCTTGTCGCCCGCAAGCTTGCGCCCGTGCGCCGGGTGCTGTGCGCAACGCCGGACTATCTGGAGGAGAACGGCACGCCCGAGACGCTGGCCGAGCTCGCCGAGCACAATTGCCTGACGCACCAGACCTCCGACACCTGGCGCCTCGAGGGCCCCGACGGCCCGGTCACCGTGCGCCCGCACGGCAACCTGTCGACCAACTCTTCCGAAGTGATCCGCGAGGCGGTCCTCGCCGGGCTCGGCATCGCCCTTCGTTCGACCTGGGACATCGGCAAGGAACTGTCGGCGGGCAAGCTCGTCCAGGTGCTGCCGGACCATCACGGCTCGACCAACACCGCGATCTACGCGATCTATCCGTCGCGCCAGTTCCTGCCGGTCAAGGTGCGCTTGTTCATCGACTATTTCGCCGAGCTGTTCGGCTCCGAACCCTATTGGGAGCGCGGCGTGCCGGCGACGGTGCCGGACATCAGGCCTCAGCCGGACGGCGCGGACGGCACCGAAGCGGGCGGCTCGGGCGGTCGCACCGCGACCGGTCCCGTGCGCGGCGGCTACCGCGCCAACGGCCAAGGCCGCGACGAGACGGCCCCCGCCGGCGAATAG
- a CDS encoding FAD-dependent oxidoreductase: MIVDLQSIATAEKFEAEVCIVGAGAAGIPLALELAAKGVGVVLLEGGAVGYDNATQALYEGTLAGHDNTDLVYSRLRQFGGTTQHWTGMCAPLDEIDFEARACNGNIEWPFARSALDAFYARAHDYLELGEYRYSTEQWEGLLAGDPLPLPGALLDHGFYQQSPPTRFADAYLGDIEKARTIRCLINANVTDIVLGESGDMVDHVTVGALSGTTATVKAKKFVLACGGIENARLLLNADSQRPAGLGNENDLVGRHFMDHLHIEASQIALSDSRRDLGYYRQVTDTSSLLIGLKVQAALMRRQNLLNNTAFFTIVWKDQAQNDDFRDHAWLSFSALAKTFARGEVPDRFAERVCNVAESPGSVITGLSRHIRRRISEGGEIDDVLLWQDAEQAPNPDSRVLLNADRDALGLRRTTLDWRILPADLESLRRTHEIIGRAFGEAGLGRLRIGLPEDGDLSGIYTAYHHMGTTRMHTDPRRGVVDGDGRMHTVPNLYIAGSSVFPTGGAANPTLTIVALAIRMADHLAETLAL; encoded by the coding sequence ATGATTGTCGATCTCCAGTCGATCGCAACGGCAGAGAAGTTCGAGGCTGAAGTCTGTATCGTCGGCGCCGGAGCGGCCGGCATTCCGCTGGCGCTCGAACTGGCCGCCAAGGGCGTCGGGGTCGTGCTGCTCGAAGGCGGCGCCGTCGGCTACGACAACGCGACCCAGGCGCTCTATGAGGGCACGCTGGCCGGCCATGACAACACCGATCTTGTCTATTCGCGCCTGCGTCAGTTCGGCGGCACCACGCAGCACTGGACCGGTATGTGCGCGCCACTCGACGAAATCGACTTTGAAGCGCGCGCGTGCAACGGCAACATCGAATGGCCGTTTGCGCGCTCGGCTCTCGACGCCTTCTATGCCCGCGCCCACGACTATCTGGAACTGGGCGAGTACCGCTATTCAACCGAGCAGTGGGAAGGCCTGCTTGCCGGAGACCCGTTGCCGCTGCCCGGCGCGTTGCTCGATCACGGTTTCTATCAGCAGAGCCCGCCCACACGCTTTGCGGACGCCTATTTGGGCGACATCGAGAAGGCGCGGACCATACGCTGCCTGATCAATGCCAACGTGACCGACATCGTTCTGGGCGAGAGCGGCGACATGGTCGATCATGTCACCGTCGGCGCGCTGTCGGGCACAACCGCCACAGTGAAGGCGAAAAAGTTCGTTCTGGCCTGCGGCGGCATCGAGAATGCGCGCCTGCTGCTGAACGCCGACAGCCAGCGGCCGGCCGGACTCGGCAACGAGAACGATCTGGTCGGGCGCCATTTCATGGACCATCTGCACATCGAGGCGAGCCAGATCGCGCTGTCGGACAGTCGGCGCGATCTAGGCTATTACCGCCAGGTCACCGATACGAGTTCGCTTCTGATCGGACTGAAGGTCCAGGCTGCGCTCATGCGCCGGCAGAACCTGCTCAACAACACGGCCTTCTTCACGATCGTATGGAAGGACCAGGCGCAGAACGACGATTTCCGCGATCATGCCTGGTTGTCCTTTTCCGCGCTCGCCAAGACGTTCGCGCGCGGGGAAGTGCCCGACCGGTTTGCGGAGCGGGTCTGCAATGTCGCCGAGTCACCGGGTTCGGTCATCACCGGCCTGTCGCGGCATATTCGACGCCGGATCAGCGAAGGGGGCGAGATCGATGATGTCCTGCTTTGGCAAGATGCCGAGCAGGCGCCCAATCCGGACAGCCGCGTGCTCCTGAACGCCGATCGCGACGCGCTCGGTCTGCGCCGCACGACGCTCGACTGGCGCATTCTGCCCGCCGATCTGGAAAGCCTGCGACGCACCCACGAGATCATCGGCCGCGCATTCGGCGAAGCCGGCCTCGGCCGGTTGCGGATCGGCTTGCCTGAAGACGGCGATCTGAGCGGCATTTACACGGCCTATCATCATATGGGGACGACGCGCATGCACACCGATCCCCGTCGCGGCGTGGTCGACGGCGACGGCCGGATGCACACCGTACCCAATCTGTACATCGCCGGCAGTTCCGTATTTCCTACCGGCGGCGCAGCCAACCCCACACTGACCATCGTGGCGCTGGCGATCCGCATGGCCGACCATCTCGCCGAAACGCTGGCCCTTTGA